A genomic segment from Pseudomonas sessilinigenes encodes:
- a CDS encoding VOC family protein, translating to MSVAGFVLYSLDPQALARFYAALLGWPISDQQPDYLQLQHQGMELTLIQVPAAIAARIVLQDPPLPRSDSACKPVFWISDLDQARQRAASAGGRLYEPEREWRFKDARVCDGIDPEGNIFQLRQSLPQ from the coding sequence ATGAGTGTTGCCGGCTTCGTGCTCTACAGCCTTGACCCACAGGCCCTGGCGCGGTTCTACGCCGCACTCCTGGGCTGGCCCATCAGCGATCAGCAGCCCGACTACCTGCAACTGCAACACCAGGGCATGGAGCTGACGCTGATCCAGGTGCCAGCGGCGATCGCCGCGCGCATCGTCCTGCAAGATCCTCCCCTGCCCCGCAGCGACTCTGCCTGCAAGCCAGTGTTCTGGATCAGCGACCTGGATCAGGCCCGGCAACGCGCCGCCAGTGCCGGCGGGCGGCTGTACGAACCCGAACGCGAATGGCGGTTCAAGGACGCCCGGGTCTGCGACGGCATCGATCCGGAAGGCAATATCTTCCAGTTGCGGCAAAGCCTGCCTCAATAA
- a CDS encoding 2-hydroxyacid dehydrogenase produces the protein MPATVLVLIENFNAYLPRLEALGFELILAQTPAARARAIADHAGQIDAVLTRGPLGLSAQEIDALPRLQIICVIGAGYEQVDLQAASNRGIAVTTGAGINASSVADHALALLLALVRGIPQADAAVRQGHWPKVMRPALTGMRLGVLGLGAVGQAIARRCALGLDMQVSYHSRQPRPDQPYRFCPTVLELARDTDLLMVATPGGAETRHLVGHEVLEALGPEGFLVNVARASVVDTEALLLALEQRKLAGAALDVFDAEPGVPERLKHLDNVVLTPHVAGLSPQASRDSMDMVGRNLLAHFSGQPLLTPLALPLPSRS, from the coding sequence ATGCCCGCCACCGTCCTGGTCCTGATTGAAAATTTCAACGCCTACCTGCCACGGCTCGAAGCGCTGGGCTTTGAGCTGATCCTGGCCCAGACGCCCGCTGCCCGGGCCCGAGCGATCGCCGACCACGCCGGGCAGATCGACGCCGTGCTGACCCGCGGCCCCCTGGGCCTGAGCGCACAGGAAATCGATGCCCTGCCCCGGCTGCAGATCATCTGCGTGATTGGCGCCGGCTACGAGCAGGTGGACCTGCAAGCGGCGAGCAACCGGGGGATTGCCGTGACCACTGGCGCCGGGATCAATGCCTCGTCGGTGGCCGACCACGCCCTGGCACTGCTGTTGGCCCTGGTGCGGGGCATCCCCCAGGCGGACGCGGCGGTGCGCCAGGGGCATTGGCCGAAAGTCATGCGCCCGGCGCTGACCGGCATGCGCCTGGGCGTCCTCGGGCTCGGCGCGGTGGGCCAGGCCATCGCCCGGCGCTGTGCCCTGGGCCTGGACATGCAGGTCAGCTATCACAGCCGCCAGCCCCGGCCGGACCAGCCCTATCGTTTTTGCCCGACCGTGCTGGAACTGGCCCGGGACACCGACCTGCTGATGGTCGCCACGCCCGGCGGCGCCGAGACCCGGCACCTGGTGGGCCACGAGGTGCTAGAGGCCCTGGGGCCCGAGGGTTTCCTGGTGAATGTGGCCCGGGCCAGCGTGGTGGACACCGAGGCCCTGCTGCTGGCACTGGAGCAACGAAAGCTCGCCGGTGCGGCCCTGGACGTGTTCGATGCCGAACCAGGGGTGCCGGAACGCCTCAAGCATCTGGACAACGTGGTGCTCACCCCCCATGTCGCCGGGCTCTCGCCCCAGGCCAGCCGCGACAGCATGGACATGGTCGGCCGCAACCTGCTGGCCCACTTCAGTGGCCAACCCTTGCTGACCCCTCTGGCCCTGCCGCTGCCCAGCCGCAGCTGA
- a CDS encoding cysteine hydrolase family protein — translation MPLPNAKRALLVIDMQVGLFNGPDKPYQREQVLDNINQLIRRARQAGAPIFAVRHTGAADSPIAAGSPFWQLLPTLEVDEQQDYVLDKTRPNCFTGTGLAERLHQALVSELVIVGMKTQYCVDATCRAAGDLGFAARLVEDAHTCMDTPYLGARKIIDHHNTTLDGAFVTLARTADITF, via the coding sequence ATGCCTTTACCCAACGCCAAGCGCGCCCTGCTGGTCATCGACATGCAGGTCGGACTGTTCAACGGACCGGACAAGCCCTACCAGCGCGAACAGGTCCTGGACAACATCAACCAGCTGATCCGTCGCGCCCGCCAGGCCGGGGCCCCGATCTTCGCTGTGCGCCACACCGGCGCCGCCGACTCGCCCATCGCCGCCGGCAGCCCGTTCTGGCAGTTGCTGCCGACCCTGGAGGTGGACGAGCAGCAAGACTACGTACTGGACAAGACCCGTCCCAACTGCTTCACCGGCACCGGGCTGGCCGAGCGCCTGCACCAGGCCCTGGTCAGCGAGCTGGTGATCGTCGGCATGAAGACCCAGTACTGCGTCGATGCCACCTGCCGTGCCGCCGGCGACCTGGGCTTTGCCGCACGGCTAGTGGAGGATGCCCACACCTGCATGGACACCCCATACCTGGGGGCGCGCAAGATCATCGATCATCACAACACCACCCTGGACGGCGCCTTCGTCACCCTGGCCAGGACCGCCGACATCACCTTCTGA
- a CDS encoding Gfo/Idh/MocA family protein, with the protein MDELGVGLIGTGFMGRAHALAFRSVGAVFELPVRLRLTALADADGQRAAHCARAWGFAQAYSDWRQLIDDPQVGLVAITTPNHLHFPMAMAALAAGKAVYCEKPLAVTSEQARQMHQAAQAAGVVTRVGYNYQHNPLIVLARELIGNGELGQLVSFQGEFSEDFMADPDSPWTWRCDPQQAGGALADLGSHLLAMARFLMGPVVAVCADTHTVHQERPVRAGAPERRAIAVDDQAHALLRFANGARGSVGSSWIKHGYKNHLAFEISGTLGTLAFDQERLNELRLYRAGQPGFQRLLAGPALPGYAAFSPAPGHQLGYNELKTLEVQELLMAICGQGRDGTDFQEAWEVERLAAAIRLAAREQRWVTL; encoded by the coding sequence ATGGATGAACTGGGCGTTGGGCTGATCGGAACCGGATTCATGGGGCGCGCCCACGCCCTGGCTTTTCGCAGTGTCGGTGCGGTATTCGAACTGCCAGTGCGCCTGCGCCTGACGGCCCTGGCCGATGCCGATGGGCAACGCGCCGCGCACTGTGCCAGGGCCTGGGGATTCGCCCAGGCCTACTCGGATTGGCGCCAGTTGATCGATGATCCCCAGGTCGGCCTGGTGGCGATCACCACCCCCAATCACTTGCACTTTCCCATGGCCATGGCTGCCCTGGCGGCGGGCAAGGCGGTGTACTGCGAAAAACCCCTGGCGGTGACCAGCGAACAGGCCCGGCAGATGCATCAAGCCGCACAGGCGGCCGGGGTGGTGACCCGGGTCGGCTACAACTACCAGCACAATCCATTGATCGTCCTGGCCCGGGAGCTGATCGGCAATGGCGAGCTGGGGCAACTGGTGAGTTTCCAGGGCGAATTCAGCGAGGACTTCATGGCCGATCCGGACTCACCCTGGACCTGGCGCTGTGACCCGCAACAGGCGGGCGGCGCCCTGGCGGACCTGGGCAGCCACCTGCTGGCCATGGCGCGTTTTCTCATGGGGCCGGTGGTGGCGGTGTGCGCCGATACCCATACCGTGCATCAGGAGCGCCCCGTTCGGGCCGGCGCCCCTGAACGCCGCGCCATCGCCGTGGATGACCAGGCCCATGCGCTGCTGCGCTTCGCCAATGGCGCCCGGGGCAGCGTGGGCAGCAGCTGGATCAAGCACGGCTACAAGAACCACCTGGCCTTCGAGATCAGCGGCACCCTGGGCACCCTGGCCTTCGACCAGGAACGCCTGAACGAACTGCGCCTGTATCGGGCCGGCCAACCGGGTTTCCAGCGCCTGCTGGCCGGCCCGGCCCTGCCCGGCTACGCGGCCTTCAGCCCGGCGCCAGGGCACCAGCTGGGCTACAACGAACTCAAGACCCTGGAAGTGCAGGAGCTGCTCATGGCGATCTGCGGCCAGGGGCGAGACGGCACCGACTTCCAGGAAGCCTGGGAAGTGGAACGGCTGGCGGCAGCGATCCGCCTGGCCGCCCGGGAGCAACGCTGGGTCACCTTGTAA
- a CDS encoding phosphotransferase family protein produces MALTDQSTRTRSGEELDAALIDPYLKAQIPGLTGTPRISQFPGGASNLTYLLEYPEQEFVLRRPPFGHKAKSAHDMGREFRILNQLKDGFPYCPKAYVHCTDESVIGAEFYVMERVKGIILRSDLPAELNLDASHTQALCKSFIDRFVELHRVDYQACGLGDLGKPEGYVQRQIKGWSDRYEKALTPDAPQWEVVKAWLNDKMPADHPTSSIVHNDYRFDNVILDPQNPMQIIGVLDWELTTLGDPLMDLGNTLAYWIEASDPGPVQLMRRQPSNAPGMLSRQQFVDYYAERSGIQIGNFDFYYTYGLFRLAGIVQQIYYRFYHGQTQDKRFAQFIHMNKLLEQMSLQVIGKSSL; encoded by the coding sequence ATGGCGCTTACAGACCAGTCCACCCGCACCCGCTCGGGTGAAGAACTCGACGCCGCTCTGATCGACCCATACCTCAAGGCGCAGATTCCCGGCCTGACCGGCACGCCACGGATCAGCCAGTTTCCCGGCGGCGCCTCGAACCTCACCTACCTGCTGGAATACCCCGAGCAGGAATTCGTCCTGCGCCGTCCGCCGTTCGGCCACAAGGCCAAGTCGGCCCACGACATGGGCCGCGAGTTCCGCATCCTCAACCAACTCAAGGACGGCTTCCCGTACTGCCCCAAGGCCTACGTGCACTGCACCGACGAATCGGTGATCGGGGCCGAGTTCTATGTGATGGAACGGGTCAAGGGCATCATCCTGCGCTCCGACCTGCCAGCGGAACTGAACCTCGACGCCAGCCACACCCAGGCGCTGTGCAAGAGCTTCATCGACCGTTTCGTCGAGCTGCACCGGGTCGACTACCAGGCGTGCGGCCTGGGCGACCTGGGCAAGCCCGAAGGTTATGTGCAGCGCCAGATCAAGGGCTGGAGCGACCGCTACGAGAAAGCCCTGACCCCCGATGCCCCGCAGTGGGAGGTGGTCAAGGCCTGGCTCAACGACAAGATGCCCGCCGACCATCCGACCTCGAGCATCGTGCATAACGACTACCGCTTCGACAATGTGATCCTCGACCCGCAGAACCCGATGCAGATCATCGGCGTGCTGGACTGGGAACTGACCACCCTCGGCGATCCGCTGATGGACCTGGGCAACACCCTGGCCTACTGGATCGAAGCCAGCGATCCGGGGCCGGTGCAGCTGATGCGCCGCCAGCCAAGCAACGCCCCGGGCATGCTCAGCCGCCAGCAGTTCGTCGACTACTACGCCGAGCGCTCCGGCATCCAGATCGGCAACTTCGATTTCTACTACACCTACGGCCTGTTCCGCCTGGCCGGCATCGTGCAGCAGATCTACTACCGCTTCTACCACGGCCAGACCCAGGACAAACGCTTCGCGCAGTTCATCCACATGAACAAGCTGCTGGAGCAGATGAGCCTGCAAGTCATCGGCAAATCCAGCCTCTGA
- a CDS encoding SDR family oxidoreductase: MSALRRPTAQQGKTMSKTQLFDLDGKIAFVSGASRGIGEAIAKLLAQQGAHVIVSSRKLEGCQQVADAIVAAGGKATAIACHIGEMEQIQQVFAAIREQFGRLDILVNNAATNPQFCNVLDTDLGAFQKTVDVNIRGYFFMSVEAGKLMREHGGGSIINVASINGVSPGLFQGIYSVTKAAVINMTKVFAKECAQFGIRCNALLPGLTDTKFASALVKNDSIRNAALAQIPLKRVADPSEMAGAVLYLASDASSYTTGTALNVDGGFLS; this comes from the coding sequence CTGAGTGCGCTTCGGCGCCCGACCGCCCAACAAGGAAAAACCATGTCCAAGACTCAGTTGTTCGACCTCGACGGCAAGATCGCATTCGTCTCCGGCGCCAGCCGTGGCATCGGCGAGGCCATTGCCAAGCTGCTGGCCCAACAAGGCGCCCATGTGATCGTCTCGAGCCGCAAGCTCGAAGGCTGCCAGCAGGTGGCCGATGCCATTGTCGCCGCCGGCGGCAAGGCCACCGCCATTGCCTGCCACATCGGTGAAATGGAGCAGATCCAGCAGGTGTTCGCCGCCATCCGCGAGCAGTTTGGGCGCCTGGATATCCTGGTCAACAACGCTGCCACCAACCCTCAGTTCTGCAATGTGCTGGACACTGACCTGGGCGCCTTCCAGAAGACCGTGGACGTGAACATCCGCGGTTATTTCTTCATGTCGGTGGAAGCCGGCAAGCTGATGCGCGAACACGGCGGCGGCAGCATCATCAACGTGGCTTCGATCAACGGCGTATCGCCGGGGCTGTTCCAGGGCATCTACTCGGTGACCAAGGCCGCGGTGATCAACATGACCAAGGTCTTCGCCAAGGAATGCGCGCAGTTCGGCATCCGCTGCAACGCCCTGCTGCCGGGCCTGACCGACACCAAGTTCGCCTCGGCACTGGTCAAGAACGACAGCATTCGCAACGCCGCCCTGGCGCAGATCCCGCTCAAGCGCGTGGCCGACCCGAGCGAGATGGCCGGTGCGGTGCTCTACCTGGCCAGCGACGCTTCCAGCTACACCACCGGCACTGCGCTGAACGTGGATGGCGGCTTCCTGTCCTGA